Proteins encoded by one window of Deinococcus radiodurans R1 = ATCC 13939 = DSM 20539:
- the rimP gene encoding ribosome maturation factor RimP, whose amino-acid sequence MNNKTNNNSVLFDLADGAVRPLGFEVLEVTQQREGRDLIVLVRIDRLDEQPVTMDDLTAASRAAEAEFDRVDPIEEEYRLEFESPGGKRPLLRARHFERMIGLKAKVRSLPGRGEHNFTAPIKAVEGDTVTFEHGGEDLSVNVADIQASLAEFPDRHR is encoded by the coding sequence ATGAATAACAAAACGAATAACAATTCGGTGCTTTTTGACCTGGCGGACGGCGCGGTGCGCCCGCTCGGCTTCGAGGTGCTGGAAGTCACCCAGCAGCGCGAAGGGCGTGATTTGATCGTGCTGGTGCGCATTGACCGGCTCGACGAGCAACCTGTGACGATGGACGACCTGACCGCCGCGAGCCGCGCCGCCGAGGCCGAATTTGACCGGGTGGACCCGATTGAAGAGGAATACCGGCTGGAATTCGAGTCGCCCGGTGGCAAGCGGCCCCTGCTGCGCGCCCGGCATTTCGAGCGCATGATCGGCCTCAAGGCCAAGGTCCGCAGCCTGCCCGGACGCGGCGAGCACAACTTCACCGCGCCCATCAAGGCCGTCGAGGGCGACACCGTGACCTTCGAGCACGGCGGCGAAGACCTCAGCGTGAACGTGGCTGACATTCAGGCCTCGCTCGCCGAGTTTCCCGACCGGCACCGCTGA
- the nusA gene encoding transcription termination factor NusA, with protein sequence MSQDVNFAEALREVAQARNINELQLIEAFEQSLQQAYVRNVEPDKRIEVHLDPQSGVLEVLIVREVVEKVEDEHMQISLADALELDPGVEIGMEMEFPVDQEMFSRIALQAAKQTLTQKMRETERNVVFNEYKDREGQVLNAQVVRSDNKGNWFVELGAGEAILPPREQIPGEKLTPGGRVKIYLKEVRKTPKGPTILASRADERLLDYLLKQEIPEVANGIVEVKAIAREAGQRSKVAVFSHNSNVDPIGACIGHRGNRIQAVTGELGRERVDVILWDANTREFIRNALSPAKVGPIEVQQDSRDATVTVTPDQLSLAIGKGGQNVRLAAKLTGFKIDLRETAAISDLDAAMQQALEEEQQGGGNENAAQSAFDALFKDSKSVATASPDDVNPES encoded by the coding sequence ATGTCCCAGGACGTGAACTTTGCGGAGGCGCTGCGTGAAGTGGCGCAGGCCCGCAACATCAATGAACTGCAACTGATCGAAGCGTTCGAGCAGTCGCTTCAGCAGGCGTATGTGCGCAACGTCGAGCCCGACAAGCGCATCGAAGTGCACCTCGACCCCCAGAGCGGCGTGCTCGAAGTGCTGATCGTGCGCGAAGTGGTCGAAAAGGTCGAAGACGAGCACATGCAGATTTCGCTCGCCGACGCCCTCGAACTCGACCCCGGCGTGGAAATCGGGATGGAGATGGAATTTCCGGTGGACCAGGAGATGTTCAGCCGCATCGCGCTGCAAGCCGCCAAGCAGACCCTGACCCAGAAGATGCGCGAAACTGAGCGCAACGTGGTCTTCAACGAGTACAAGGACCGCGAAGGGCAGGTGCTCAACGCGCAGGTGGTGCGCAGCGACAACAAGGGCAACTGGTTTGTCGAGCTCGGCGCGGGCGAAGCGATTTTGCCCCCCCGCGAGCAGATCCCCGGCGAAAAGCTGACCCCCGGCGGACGCGTCAAGATCTACCTCAAGGAAGTCCGCAAGACCCCTAAGGGGCCGACCATCCTGGCTTCACGCGCGGATGAAAGGCTGCTCGACTACCTGCTCAAGCAGGAAATTCCCGAAGTCGCCAACGGCATCGTGGAAGTCAAGGCGATTGCCCGTGAAGCCGGTCAGCGCTCCAAGGTGGCGGTGTTCTCGCACAACTCCAACGTGGACCCCATCGGCGCGTGCATCGGGCACCGTGGCAACCGCATTCAGGCCGTGACCGGCGAACTCGGGCGCGAGCGGGTGGACGTCATCTTGTGGGACGCCAACACCCGCGAGTTCATCCGCAACGCGCTCTCGCCCGCCAAGGTCGGCCCCATCGAAGTGCAGCAAGACAGCCGCGACGCCACCGTCACCGTGACGCCCGACCAGCTCTCGCTCGCCATCGGCAAGGGCGGCCAGAACGTGCGCCTCGCGGCCAAGCTGACCGGCTTCAAGATCGACCTGCGCGAAACGGCGGCCATCAGCGACCTCGACGCGGCGATGCAGCAGGCGCTGGAAGAAGAGCAGCAGGGCGGCGGCAATGAAAACGCCGCGCAGTCGGCCTTCGACGCGCTGTTCAAGGACTCCAAGTCGGTGGCGACCGCCAGCCCCGACGATGTCAACCCCGAAAGCTGA
- a CDS encoding YlxR family protein — MTGSIPERHTPERTCVACRRKRPQGELLRLTQQGEGWAIQQRQRTGRGVYVCADSPACWQEKPLRRAFRAQASAVSELLKTQTPEPQPSPPETPPRP, encoded by the coding sequence ATGACCGGGTCTATTCCTGAGCGGCACACGCCCGAGCGCACCTGCGTCGCCTGCCGCCGCAAGCGCCCCCAGGGAGAACTGCTGCGCCTGACCCAGCAGGGCGAAGGCTGGGCAATCCAGCAGCGCCAGCGCACCGGACGTGGGGTGTACGTCTGCGCCGACTCGCCCGCGTGCTGGCAGGAAAAGCCGCTGCGACGGGCCTTTCGCGCCCAGGCCAGTGCGGTCAGCGAACTGCTCAAGACTCAGACGCCGGAACCTCAGCCGTCACCGCCAGAGACCCCACCGCGTCCATGA
- the infB gene encoding translation initiation factor IF-2 encodes MSKVRIYTLAKDLGVDNHKMLEILDGLGVSYKSVSSTIDEENVEIIKQILADEAAEGGDAAPAAASAPAAATAEPEEADETPAAAAQADAEPASDLPHRAPVVTIMGHVDHGKTSLLDYIRKTRVAAKEAGGITQHVGAFEAKTSKGKIVFIDTPGHEAFTTIRARGANVADIAIIVIAADDSLMPQTREAIAHAQAAKVPMLIAINKVDLPQADPEKVKTDLTQLNLVPEEYGGDVIVVPVSAKTGEGVEDLLEYISLTAELEDLRADPKGQFSGVIIEGRVDKQAGVLATVMVQEGTLHVGDFLVVGENYGKIKAMTDSNGGRIKEAGPSTPVQILGFSEVPSSGETVVSAKNEHAAREIVAQRASDRRDEEDARERRKAQRSLADLLGPLGEVHTVNLILRADTQGSLEAIQGILARKETEDVKLNVMLAGIGAPTEGDVLLASTAEAQILCFNVTPSAAVTKVAETKEIPIKAYRIIYEMIDEVDRLIKGNLDPVFEEQYLGRAEVRMVIHHPKSGNIAGSYVTDGMFKRNAKAKVTRGKEVVYEGTVVGLKRFKDDVREVQQGYECGINIDWNDVQEGDIIEASEMVEVEPR; translated from the coding sequence ATGTCGAAAGTCCGTATTTATACCCTCGCCAAAGACCTTGGCGTCGACAATCACAAGATGCTCGAAATCCTCGACGGCCTCGGCGTCTCGTACAAGAGCGTGAGCAGCACCATCGACGAGGAAAACGTCGAAATCATCAAGCAGATTCTGGCCGACGAAGCGGCGGAGGGCGGCGACGCGGCCCCGGCAGCGGCTTCTGCTCCTGCTGCGGCCACCGCCGAGCCTGAAGAAGCCGACGAAACCCCGGCGGCAGCGGCCCAGGCCGACGCCGAACCAGCGAGCGACCTGCCCCACCGCGCTCCGGTGGTCACCATCATGGGGCACGTCGACCACGGCAAAACCAGCCTGCTCGACTACATCCGCAAGACCCGCGTGGCGGCCAAGGAAGCCGGCGGCATCACCCAGCACGTCGGGGCGTTCGAGGCCAAGACGAGCAAGGGCAAGATCGTCTTTATCGACACCCCCGGCCACGAAGCCTTCACGACCATCCGCGCGCGCGGGGCGAACGTGGCCGACATCGCCATCATCGTGATTGCCGCCGACGACAGCCTGATGCCGCAGACCCGCGAAGCGATTGCCCACGCACAGGCCGCCAAGGTGCCGATGCTGATCGCCATCAACAAGGTCGACCTGCCGCAGGCCGATCCTGAAAAGGTCAAGACCGACCTCACGCAGCTCAACCTCGTGCCCGAAGAGTACGGCGGTGACGTGATCGTGGTGCCGGTGAGCGCCAAGACCGGCGAAGGCGTCGAAGACCTGCTCGAATACATCTCGCTGACTGCCGAACTCGAAGACCTGCGCGCCGACCCCAAGGGCCAGTTCAGCGGCGTCATCATCGAAGGCCGCGTGGACAAGCAAGCGGGCGTCCTCGCCACCGTGATGGTGCAGGAAGGCACGCTGCACGTCGGGGATTTCCTGGTCGTGGGCGAGAACTACGGCAAGATCAAGGCGATGACCGACAGCAACGGCGGACGCATTAAGGAAGCCGGCCCCAGTACCCCGGTACAGATTCTGGGCTTTTCGGAAGTGCCGAGCAGCGGTGAAACGGTGGTCAGCGCCAAGAACGAGCACGCCGCCCGTGAAATCGTGGCGCAGCGCGCTTCGGATCGCCGCGACGAGGAAGACGCCCGCGAACGCCGCAAGGCGCAGCGCAGCCTCGCCGACCTGCTCGGGCCGCTCGGCGAAGTCCACACCGTCAACCTGATTCTGCGCGCCGACACCCAGGGCAGCCTGGAAGCCATTCAGGGCATCCTGGCACGCAAGGAAACCGAGGATGTCAAGCTCAACGTGATGCTCGCGGGCATCGGCGCGCCGACCGAAGGCGACGTGCTGCTCGCCAGCACCGCCGAAGCGCAAATCCTGTGCTTCAACGTGACCCCCTCGGCGGCGGTGACCAAGGTCGCCGAAACCAAGGAAATCCCGATCAAGGCCTACCGCATCATCTACGAGATGATCGACGAGGTGGACCGCCTGATCAAGGGCAACCTCGATCCCGTGTTCGAGGAGCAGTACCTGGGCCGCGCCGAAGTGCGGATGGTCATTCACCACCCCAAGAGCGGCAACATCGCCGGGTCGTATGTCACCGACGGCATGTTCAAGCGCAACGCCAAGGCCAAAGTGACGCGTGGCAAGGAAGTCGTGTACGAGGGCACCGTGGTCGGCCTCAAGCGCTTCAAGGACGACGTGCGCGAAGTCCAGCAGGGCTACGAGTGCGGTATCAACATCGACTGGAACGACGTGCAGGAAGGCGACATCATCGAAGCCAGCGAAATGGTGGAAGTCGAGCCGCGCTAA
- a CDS encoding GNAT family N-acetyltransferase: protein MPPLLPITLRAGPYTLRPFAQLDVPSIVAASHDPLIPLITTVPAACDEAGALAFIARQHERLSSGQGWSLAVAEGDAPALGQIGLWPQRHETASLGYWLLASARGQGAAAAALSALAGFGLGQFERLELYVEPWNEASWRTAERVGFRREGLLRQYQYVGSERKDMYVYSLLPGELSIA from the coding sequence ATGCCGCCGCTGTTGCCGATCACCCTGCGCGCGGGGCCGTACACGCTGCGGCCTTTTGCCCAGCTCGACGTGCCGAGCATTGTCGCGGCGTCCCACGACCCGCTGATTCCGCTGATCACCACCGTGCCCGCTGCCTGCGACGAGGCGGGGGCGCTGGCCTTCATCGCCCGGCAACACGAGCGCCTGAGCAGCGGTCAGGGCTGGTCGCTGGCGGTGGCTGAGGGGGACGCGCCCGCGCTGGGGCAAATCGGGCTGTGGCCGCAGCGGCACGAAACAGCGTCGCTGGGCTACTGGCTGCTGGCCTCGGCGCGGGGCCAGGGCGCGGCGGCAGCGGCGTTGTCGGCCCTGGCAGGGTTTGGCCTGGGACAGTTCGAGCGGCTGGAACTCTATGTCGAACCCTGGAACGAGGCGTCATGGCGCACGGCGGAACGGGTCGGCTTCCGGCGCGAGGGACTGCTGCGGCAGTACCAGTACGTGGGCAGCGAGCGGAAGGATATGTACGTGTACTCGCTGTTGCCGGGCGAACTGAGCATTGCGTAA
- a CDS encoding nuclear transport factor 2 family protein, translating into MTTTEQFMQALQQAESTGNVDALVALHAPDATLRNLTDRTWQGTDGARDFWQTYLGNFERIHSEFTHSQEQSGLGVMEWTAEGELKGGQPISYRGVSLIDVDGNQVKAFRTYYDSASFVQPTAES; encoded by the coding sequence ATGACGACCACCGAACAGTTTATGCAGGCCCTGCAACAGGCCGAAAGCACCGGCAACGTGGACGCGCTGGTGGCCCTCCACGCGCCCGACGCGACGCTGCGCAACCTGACCGACCGGACCTGGCAGGGCACGGACGGCGCCCGCGACTTCTGGCAGACTTACCTGGGCAACTTCGAGCGCATCCACAGCGAATTTACCCACAGCCAGGAGCAGAGCGGCCTGGGTGTGATGGAATGGACCGCCGAGGGTGAACTCAAGGGCGGCCAGCCCATCAGCTACCGGGGCGTGAGCCTGATCGACGTGGACGGCAACCAGGTCAAAGCCTTCCGCACCTACTACGACAGCGCGTCGTTCGTGCAGCCGACCGCTGAGAGCTGA
- a CDS encoding cupin domain-containing protein has translation MTQAKTYKVSRDETQHGKDSEHHLIAGYNSSMRLWHNEEPSDTADKTPRSHEYETLGYVISGQVELTVDGQTLTLSAGDSYRVPKGAEHVFRVTETLTAVEVTTPATNK, from the coding sequence ATGACCCAAGCCAAGACCTACAAAGTCAGCCGCGATGAAACCCAGCACGGCAAAGACAGCGAACACCACCTGATTGCCGGCTACAACAGCTCCATGCGCCTGTGGCACAACGAGGAGCCGAGCGACACCGCCGACAAAACCCCCCGCAGCCACGAGTACGAAACGCTGGGCTATGTCATCTCCGGGCAGGTGGAGCTGACGGTGGACGGTCAGACCCTCACCCTGAGCGCGGGCGACAGCTACCGCGTGCCCAAAGGCGCCGAGCACGTCTTCCGCGTGACCGAAACCCTGACCGCCGTGGAAGTCACCACGCCCGCCACCAACAAGTAA
- a CDS encoding nucleotidyltransferase family protein, with protein MDMQALRGHRQAIDALARRHGVADLRVFGSTVRGTASPQSDLDLLVRLETGRSLLDRAAFRADLQDLLGLPVDVVNPATLHPLIRDRIQREAQPL; from the coding sequence ATGGACATGCAGGCCCTACGGGGGCACCGACAGGCGATAGACGCCCTGGCCCGGCGTCATGGGGTGGCCGACCTGCGGGTGTTCGGCAGCACGGTCCGGGGCACCGCGAGCCCGCAGAGCGACCTTGACCTGCTGGTGCGGCTGGAAACGGGCCGCAGCCTGCTAGACCGCGCCGCCTTCCGCGCCGACCTGCAAGACCTGCTGGGCCTGCCGGTGGATGTGGTGAACCCCGCCACGCTGCACCCCCTTATCCGGGACCGCATTCAGCGCGAGGCGCAACCGCTTTGA
- a CDS encoding HepT-like ribonuclease domain-containing protein, with the protein MNAGKNPALYLAQMLDSAEVIAEYLGGDVQNYRDSRLIRDAVHRNLEIIGEAAKRCPEATRAQYPDIPWRGMAGLRDVLIHDYDGTDPEEVVPVLTEHLPRLREQLTVALKREAFLAVLDKVPDAPPLPGDELP; encoded by the coding sequence TTGAACGCCGGCAAGAATCCCGCCCTGTACCTCGCGCAAATGCTGGACAGCGCCGAGGTCATAGCGGAGTACCTCGGCGGCGACGTACAGAATTACCGGGACAGCCGCCTGATTCGGGACGCCGTTCACCGCAATCTGGAAATCATCGGTGAAGCCGCCAAGCGTTGCCCGGAAGCCACCCGCGCCCAATACCCCGATATTCCCTGGCGCGGCATGGCAGGCCTGCGCGACGTGCTGATTCACGACTATGACGGCACAGACCCCGAAGAAGTGGTGCCGGTGTTGACCGAGCATTTGCCCCGGCTGCGCGAACAGTTGACAGTGGCCCTGAAACGGGAAGCCTTCCTCGCCGTGCTGGACAAAGTGCCCGACGCCCCGCCCCTCCCCGGCGACGAACTCCCGTAA
- a CDS encoding anti-phage deoxyguanosine triphosphatase, translating to MTAIVEPTWEERRTPEAAHEDDARSQYRKDYSRIIHSAALRRLQTKTQVLGLGDSDFYRTRLTHSLEVAQIGVGILLEIQRRFAGSNIEKYLPDERLLEAICLSHDYGHPPFGHGGERALNFAMREYGGFEGNAQTFRILSKLEKYSQNSGLNPTRRTLLGVLKYPTTYSNSMTNDFRRGTDIDKYPDAELKPPKCIYDCDLDVLDWVLKIFCSEDVTEFKKLDYKCKPLHKSLDCSLMETADDIAYTVHDLEDCIKLKLINREMWDAYIKSADYSEATRLEIEKWNQRIFSKEGNLVKQGISNMVYFFIHSVIQYEHEELSHPILKYGFKLGEEAARLRSAIQKIITNEVIKTHRVRVLESKGQRMIFSIFGELVRDPESFLPRETLDKYNKATGNLRMRVICDYVSGMTDEYATKTYQRFFTPKFGSVFDV from the coding sequence ATGACAGCAATTGTTGAACCCACTTGGGAAGAAAGGCGTACGCCGGAAGCTGCTCATGAGGATGATGCGCGCAGTCAATACCGTAAAGACTATTCAAGAATCATACACAGTGCAGCTTTGAGGAGATTACAAACTAAGACACAAGTGTTAGGTCTAGGAGACAGCGATTTTTATAGAACCCGCCTGACGCATTCTCTTGAAGTTGCTCAAATAGGTGTAGGTATCTTATTAGAAATTCAAAGAAGGTTCGCGGGCTCAAACATTGAAAAGTATTTACCAGACGAGAGACTTCTAGAAGCTATATGTCTCTCTCATGACTACGGTCATCCTCCTTTCGGCCACGGAGGAGAACGTGCACTAAACTTTGCCATGCGTGAGTATGGAGGATTTGAAGGCAACGCTCAGACGTTTAGGATACTTTCCAAACTAGAAAAATACTCACAGAATTCTGGATTGAATCCAACACGTCGAACGCTACTAGGAGTTCTAAAGTATCCTACTACCTATTCCAATTCCATGACAAACGACTTTAGGAGAGGTACAGATATTGATAAGTATCCTGATGCCGAACTTAAACCACCAAAATGTATATATGATTGCGATCTAGACGTCTTAGACTGGGTGCTCAAAATTTTTTGCTCAGAGGATGTCACAGAATTTAAGAAGTTAGATTATAAGTGTAAACCCTTACATAAATCCTTGGATTGTAGCCTTATGGAGACCGCAGATGATATAGCATATACAGTACATGATTTGGAAGACTGTATAAAACTTAAGCTTATCAATCGCGAGATGTGGGATGCGTATATAAAGTCCGCAGATTATTCAGAGGCTACACGACTTGAGATAGAAAAATGGAATCAAAGAATATTCTCTAAAGAGGGCAATTTAGTTAAACAGGGCATAAGCAATATGGTCTACTTTTTTATACATTCGGTTATTCAATATGAGCACGAAGAACTTAGCCATCCTATTCTTAAGTACGGGTTCAAGTTAGGGGAAGAGGCAGCACGCCTTAGAAGCGCCATTCAAAAAATCATAACTAATGAAGTGATCAAGACCCATCGCGTTAGGGTTCTTGAGAGCAAAGGTCAGAGAATGATTTTTTCTATATTTGGAGAACTTGTTAGAGATCCTGAATCCTTTTTACCCAGGGAAACACTTGATAAGTACAACAAAGCCACCGGAAACCTTAGAATGCGAGTTATATGTGATTATGTTTCGGGCATGACAGACGAGTATGCTACTAAGACTTACCAGAGGTTTTTTACACCCAAATTTGGATCTGTATTTGATGTTTAA
- the gcvP gene encoding aminomethyl-transferring glycine dehydrogenase, protein MTKSLSDLLQTNDFTRRHIGPSEAEQAEMLGVLGVSSLDELTQTTLPAAIQFDGELHTGPGMTEAQALAELKAVAQKNKVFRSYIGMGYAGTDVPPVILRNMLENPGWYTAYTPYQAEISQGRLEMLLNFQQTVQDMTGMPVSNASLLDEATAAAEAMTLAKRQSKNKGSNVFFVADNVHPQTMDVVKTRAEYFGFEVQTGSADAIPEGAFGALVQYPGTHGEVLNLAPIAEKAHTQGAALIVATDLLACALLTPPGEQGADIVVGSAQRFGVPMGFGGPHAAFLACQKGFERSMPGRVIGVSKDVRGNTALRMAMQTREQHIRREKATSNICTAQALLANMAAAYAVWHGPEGIKTIAERVHRLTGILAKALQDAGIKANETFFDTLTFEGQDDLGARAEAKGINFRLDGGKVGISLDETVTPQDLADIIEVVTGKGVDVQKLDAEAVDGIPAPLKRQSDFLTHPVFNTHHSEHGMLRYLKQLENKDYSLTHGMIPLGSCTMKLNATTEMIPVTWPEFGGLHPFAPESQTQGYAEMLAELERWLADITGYDAVSMQPNSGAQGEYAGLLVIRKYHEARGEAHRNICLIPASAHGTNPASAAMMGMQVVVVKTDEQGNIDFDDLKAQAEAHSDHLAALMITYPSTHGVYEENVRDVCDLIHQHGGQVYLDGANMNAMVGVAKPGLIGGDVSHLNLHKTFAIPHGGGGPGMGPIGVKAHLAPFLPNHAVAPTSDSHTGAVSAAPYGSASILPISYLYIKLLGAAGLRQSTQVALLNANYIAKRLSGAFPVLYSGKGGRVAHECILDIRPLKQESGVSEEDIAKRLMDYGFHAPTMSFPVPGTLMIEPTESEPKAELDRFVDAMLNIRREIQDVQDGTISAADSPLKHAPHTLKDLMDSEWTRAYSRETGAFPSAAQKAWKYWPAVNRVDNVYGDRNFVCSCPPIEDYIGA, encoded by the coding sequence ATGACCAAATCCCTCTCTGATCTCCTCCAGACCAACGACTTCACCCGCCGGCACATCGGCCCCAGCGAGGCTGAGCAGGCCGAGATGCTGGGCGTGCTGGGCGTCTCCAGCCTGGACGAGCTGACCCAGACCACGCTGCCCGCCGCCATTCAATTCGACGGCGAACTGCACACCGGCCCCGGCATGACCGAGGCGCAGGCACTGGCCGAGCTGAAGGCCGTGGCGCAGAAGAACAAGGTGTTCCGCTCCTACATCGGCATGGGGTACGCCGGCACGGACGTTCCGCCGGTCATTCTGCGCAACATGCTGGAAAATCCCGGCTGGTACACCGCCTACACGCCCTATCAGGCCGAGATTTCGCAGGGGCGGCTGGAAATGCTGCTCAACTTTCAGCAGACCGTCCAGGACATGACGGGTATGCCAGTCAGCAACGCCTCGCTGCTGGACGAGGCCACCGCCGCCGCCGAAGCGATGACTCTGGCCAAGCGCCAGAGCAAGAACAAGGGCAGCAACGTCTTTTTCGTGGCCGACAACGTGCATCCGCAGACGATGGATGTGGTGAAGACCCGCGCCGAGTACTTCGGGTTCGAGGTGCAGACGGGAAGCGCGGACGCCATCCCCGAGGGAGCTTTCGGGGCGCTGGTGCAGTATCCCGGCACCCACGGCGAAGTGCTGAACCTCGCGCCGATTGCCGAGAAGGCCCACACCCAGGGCGCCGCCCTGATTGTCGCCACCGACCTGCTGGCCTGCGCCCTGCTGACCCCTCCCGGTGAGCAAGGCGCCGACATCGTGGTGGGCAGCGCTCAGCGCTTCGGCGTGCCGATGGGCTTCGGCGGGCCGCACGCGGCATTCCTGGCCTGTCAGAAGGGCTTCGAGCGTTCCATGCCGGGCCGCGTGATCGGCGTGAGCAAGGACGTGCGCGGCAACACCGCCCTGCGAATGGCGATGCAGACCCGCGAGCAGCACATCCGCCGCGAGAAGGCCACCTCCAACATCTGCACCGCGCAGGCGCTGCTGGCGAACATGGCCGCCGCCTACGCCGTGTGGCACGGGCCGGAAGGGATTAAGACCATTGCCGAGCGCGTGCATAGGCTGACCGGCATTCTGGCGAAGGCACTGCAAGACGCCGGCATCAAGGCCAACGAAACTTTCTTCGACACCCTGACCTTTGAGGGGCAGGACGACCTGGGGGCCCGCGCCGAGGCGAAGGGCATCAACTTCCGCCTTGACGGCGGCAAGGTGGGGATCAGCCTGGACGAAACCGTCACCCCGCAGGACCTCGCGGACATCATCGAAGTGGTGACGGGCAAGGGAGTGGACGTGCAGAAGCTAGATGCCGAAGCCGTTGACGGCATCCCCGCCCCGCTCAAGCGCCAGTCGGACTTCCTGACCCACCCGGTCTTCAACACGCACCACTCCGAGCACGGCATGTTGCGTTACCTCAAACAGCTCGAAAACAAGGACTACAGCCTTACGCACGGCATGATTCCGCTGGGCAGCTGCACCATGAAGCTCAACGCCACCACCGAGATGATTCCGGTGACGTGGCCCGAGTTCGGCGGCCTTCACCCCTTCGCGCCCGAGTCGCAGACGCAGGGCTACGCTGAGATGCTAGCCGAGTTGGAGCGCTGGCTGGCCGACATCACCGGCTACGACGCCGTGTCCATGCAGCCCAACTCCGGGGCACAGGGCGAGTACGCGGGCCTGCTGGTCATCCGCAAGTACCACGAGGCTCGCGGCGAGGCCCACCGCAACATCTGCCTGATTCCCGCCTCCGCGCACGGCACCAACCCCGCCAGCGCCGCCATGATGGGGATGCAGGTCGTGGTGGTCAAGACCGACGAACAGGGCAACATCGACTTCGACGACCTCAAGGCGCAGGCCGAGGCGCACAGCGACCACCTCGCCGCGCTGATGATTACCTACCCCTCCACGCACGGGGTGTACGAGGAGAACGTGCGGGACGTGTGCGACCTGATTCACCAGCATGGCGGGCAGGTGTACCTCGACGGCGCCAACATGAACGCGATGGTCGGGGTCGCCAAGCCGGGGCTGATCGGCGGCGACGTGAGCCACCTCAACCTCCACAAGACCTTCGCCATTCCGCACGGCGGCGGCGGGCCGGGCATGGGGCCGATTGGCGTGAAGGCCCACCTCGCGCCCTTCCTGCCCAACCACGCCGTTGCGCCCACCAGCGACAGCCACACCGGAGCCGTGAGCGCCGCACCGTATGGCAGCGCCAGCATCCTGCCCATCTCGTACCTCTACATCAAGCTGCTGGGCGCCGCTGGCCTGCGCCAGAGCACCCAGGTCGCGCTGCTGAATGCCAACTACATTGCCAAGCGGCTCTCCGGCGCCTTCCCGGTGCTCTACAGCGGCAAGGGGGGCCGGGTCGCGCACGAGTGCATCCTCGACATTCGCCCGCTCAAGCAGGAGAGCGGCGTCAGCGAGGAAGACATCGCCAAGCGCCTGATGGACTACGGCTTCCACGCGCCCACCATGTCCTTCCCGGTGCCCGGCACCCTGATGATCGAGCCCACCGAGTCCGAGCCGAAAGCCGAACTCGACCGTTTTGTGGACGCCATGCTGAACATCCGCCGCGAGATTCAGGACGTGCAGGACGGCACCATCAGCGCCGCCGACAGCCCGCTGAAGCACGCGCCGCACACGCTGAAAGACCTGATGGACAGCGAGTGGACCCGCGCCTACAGCCGCGAAACGGGCGCCTTCCCCAGTGCCGCGCAGAAGGCGTGGAAGTACTGGCCCGCCGTGAACCGCGTGGACAACGTGTACGGCGATAGAAACTTTGTGTGCTCCTGCCCGCCGATTGAGGATTACATCGGCGCTTGA
- the gcvH gene encoding glycine cleavage system protein GcvH, giving the protein MTTTPTDRKYAASHEWLTQDGTVGISDHAQEQLGDVVYVELPEVGREVKAGEAVAVVESVKTASDIYAPASGTITAVNDELSGSPEKVNESPYEGGWLFKLDVTEEGDLLDAAAYEAQAN; this is encoded by the coding sequence ATGACCACCACCCCCACCGACCGCAAATACGCCGCCTCCCACGAATGGCTCACCCAAGACGGCACCGTGGGCATCTCCGACCACGCGCAGGAGCAGCTCGGCGACGTGGTGTACGTCGAACTGCCCGAAGTGGGCCGCGAAGTGAAGGCCGGCGAAGCCGTCGCCGTCGTGGAATCGGTCAAGACCGCCAGCGACATCTACGCCCCGGCCAGCGGCACGATTACCGCCGTCAACGACGAACTGAGCGGCAGCCCCGAAAAGGTCAACGAAAGCCCCTACGAAGGCGGCTGGCTGTTCAAGCTCGACGTGACCGAGGAAGGCGACCTGCTGGACGCGGCGGCGTATGAGGCGCAGGCGAACTGA